The Halobacterium litoreum genome includes a region encoding these proteins:
- a CDS encoding DNA-directed RNA polymerase subunit H — MVDVSQHELVPEHTVLDEAEVEDMLADYDIDRTELPKIKRKDPALPDDAEPGDVLKIVRDSRTTDTAVVYRLVIE; from the coding sequence ATGGTAGACGTAAGCCAACACGAACTCGTCCCGGAGCATACGGTCCTCGACGAGGCCGAGGTCGAGGACATGCTCGCGGACTACGACATCGACCGCACGGAGCTCCCCAAGATCAAACGCAAGGACCCCGCGCTCCCCGACGACGCCGAACCGGGGGACGTCCTGAAGATCGTCCGGGACTCGCGAACGACAGACACAGCCGTCGTGTACCGACTGGTGATCGAATAG
- a CDS encoding DNA-directed RNA polymerase subunit B'', with translation MNEVDRRELSKSYFSKERLAEHHYRSFNSFLERGMQDVVTEKEKIETDIGDKEEEEPVWVELGDVRIVTPRVREADGSEELLYPQEARLRNITYSAPVFMEMSIVRGGEEEEERVLDTTETKVGRMPIMVGSDKCNIAGFSDEELIEIGEDPADPGGYFIINGSERVLMTSEDLAPNKILAEYDSKYGDEIQVAKTFSQRRGYRALVLVERNREGLLEVSFPSVSGSINFVTLVRALGLESDEEIVHRVSEDPEIVKFMLENLEEAEVQTQEEAIEKLGQRVASGQGKNYQLKRANYVIDRYLLPHLHEEGVEDEETRINKSYYLCRMAEACFELALDRREADDKDHYANKRLKVSGDLMKDLFRTALNKLARDVKYQLERANMRNRQLTVSTVVRSDVLTERLEHPIATGNWVGGRSGVSQLVDRTDFMGVLSHLRRLRSPLSRSQPHFEARDLHATQWGRICPSETPEGPNCGLVKNFAQAMELSQNVDDERELKRELSSMGVEGIPGINTEPTSADD, from the coding sequence ATGAACGAGGTTGACCGACGCGAACTGTCGAAATCGTACTTCTCGAAGGAACGACTCGCCGAACACCACTACCGCTCGTTCAACTCCTTCCTCGAGCGCGGCATGCAGGACGTCGTCACCGAGAAGGAGAAAATCGAGACCGACATCGGCGACAAGGAAGAGGAAGAGCCGGTGTGGGTGGAACTCGGCGACGTCCGCATCGTCACGCCCCGCGTGCGCGAGGCGGATGGCTCCGAGGAACTCCTCTACCCGCAGGAAGCCCGCCTGCGGAACATCACGTACTCCGCGCCGGTGTTCATGGAGATGAGCATCGTGCGCGGCGGCGAAGAGGAAGAAGAGCGCGTCCTCGACACGACCGAGACGAAGGTGGGTCGGATGCCCATCATGGTCGGGTCGGACAAGTGTAACATCGCTGGGTTCAGCGACGAGGAACTCATCGAGATCGGCGAGGACCCCGCCGACCCCGGTGGCTACTTCATCATCAACGGCAGCGAGCGCGTGCTGATGACCAGCGAGGACCTCGCGCCGAACAAGATTCTCGCCGAGTACGACTCGAAGTACGGCGACGAGATTCAGGTCGCGAAGACGTTCAGTCAGCGCCGCGGCTACCGCGCGCTGGTGCTCGTCGAACGCAACCGCGAGGGGCTACTCGAGGTTTCGTTCCCCTCGGTCTCGGGTTCGATCAACTTCGTGACGCTGGTGCGCGCGCTCGGCCTCGAATCCGACGAGGAGATCGTCCACCGCGTCAGCGAGGACCCCGAGATCGTGAAGTTCATGCTGGAGAACTTAGAGGAGGCCGAGGTCCAGACCCAGGAGGAGGCCATCGAGAAACTCGGCCAGCGGGTCGCCTCCGGCCAGGGGAAGAACTACCAGTTGAAGCGCGCGAACTACGTCATCGACCGCTACCTCCTCCCGCACCTGCACGAGGAGGGCGTCGAGGACGAGGAGACGCGCATCAACAAGTCCTACTACCTCTGCCGGATGGCCGAGGCGTGTTTCGAACTCGCACTCGACCGCCGGGAGGCCGACGACAAGGACCACTACGCGAACAAGCGCCTGAAGGTCTCCGGCGACCTGATGAAAGACCTGTTCCGGACCGCGCTGAACAAACTCGCGCGGGACGTGAAGTACCAACTCGAGCGCGCGAACATGCGGAACCGCCAACTCACCGTGAGCACGGTGGTTCGGTCGGACGTGCTGACCGAGCGCCTCGAACACCCCATCGCGACGGGGAACTGGGTCGGTGGCCGGTCGGGCGTCAGCCAGCTCGTCGACCGCACCGACTTCATGGGGGTTCTCAGTCACCTTCGGCGACTGCGCAGCCCGCTCAGTCGCTCGCAACCCCACTTCGAGGCGCGTGACCTGCACGCGACCCAGTGGGGTCGCATCTGCCCGTCGGAGACGCCCGAGGGGCCGAACTGTGGGCTGGTGAAGAACTTCGCGCAAGCGATGGAACTCTCACAGAACGTCGACGACGAGCGCGAACTGAAACGCGAGCTGTCGTCGATGGGGGTAGAGGGTATCCCTGGAATCAACACGGAACCGACGTCTGCGGACGACTAA